CTCTCTACATAACTCTACCTACCTCATCACCCTGTCTACATAAATCGATCTACCTCATCACCCTCTCTACATAACTCTATCTACCTCATCACCCTGTCTACATAACTCTACCTACCTCATCACCCTGTCTACATAACTCTACCTACCTCATCACCCTGTCTACATAAATCGATCTACCTCATCACCCTGTCTACATAAATCGATCTACCTCATCACCCTGTCTACATAACTCTACCTACCTCATCAATGTCTGTGtcacatgacaccctattccacatatacagtggcttgcgaaagtattcacctctcttggcatttttcctattttgttgcctttacaacctggaaataaaaatgatttttgggggggttgtatcatttgatttacacaacatgcctaccactttaaaGATGCAATTTTTTTTgtttgaaacaaacaagaaataagatacAAAAAAACGGAAAACCTCAGCGTGCATAAATATTCACCCCCCAaaaatcaatactttgtagagccacctttctCAGCAATTATAGCAGCAAGTCTCTTGGGttttgtctctataagcttggcacatctagccacggggatttttgcccattattcaaggcaaaactgctccagctccttcaagttggatgggttacgctggtgtacagcaatctttaagtcataacacagattctcaattggattgaggtctgggctttgactaggccattccaagacatttacatgtttccccataaaccactcgagtgttgctttagcagtatgattagggtcattgtcttgctggaaagtgaacctccgtcccggtctcaaatctctggaacactgaaacaggtttccctcaagaatgtccctgtatttagcaccatccatcatttctTAAATTTTGACCAGTTTCCCtgcagatgaaaaacatccccacagcatgatgctgccaccaccatgcttcactgtggggatggtcttctcgggtgatgagaggtgttgtgtttgcgccagacatagtgttttcctttaTGGCCAAaatgctcaattttagtctcatctgaccagagtacattcttccatatgtttggggagtctcccacatgccttttggcgaacaccaaacgtgtttgcgtatttttttatttaagcaatggcttttttctgaccactcttccataaagcccagctttgtggagtgtacggcttaaagtggtcctatggacagatgttccaatctccgctgtggagcttcgCAGCTCCTtctgggttatctttggtctctttgttgcctctctgattaatgccctccttgcctgctctgtgagttttggtgggcggccctctcttagcaggtttgttgtggtgccatattctttccatttgttaataatggatttaatggtgctctgtgggatgatCAAAGtatcagatatttttttataacccaactctaatctgtacttctccaaaactttgtctctgacctgtttggagagctccttggtcttcatggtgctgcttgcttggtggtgcccctttgctaagtggtgttgcagactctggggcctttcagaacatgtgtatatatacactgagatTATGTGACtgagattgcacacaggtggactttatttaatttaatgatgtgacttctgaaggtaattggttgcaccagatcttatttaggggcttcatgtgaacacatacacacgcaccacttttccatttctTATTTTTTAGAATGTTTTGAATTTCTTTTAcatttaaatttcacttcacctgTAACGACATTCCTCatctgaggaggagaagcgagaagaaggatcggaggaccaatgcgcagcgtggcaggtgtccataacgtttattataagatataaactgaacactatgaaaataaaaaacaattaaCGTGAACATGAaccgaaaccgaaacagtaccgtgtggcgacaaacactgacacggaaacaaacacccacaaacacacagtgaaacccaggctacagctaacgacacctgcctctgattgagaaccatactaggcaacatagaaaaacacacatagactgcccaccccaactcacgccctgaccatactaaataatgacaaaacaaacagactgcccaccccaactcacgccctgaccatactaaataaagacaaaacaaacagactgcccaccccaactcacgccctgaccatactaaataaagacaaaacaaacagactgcccaccccaactcacgccctgaccatactaaataaagacaaaacaaacagactgcccaccccaactcacgccctgaccatactaaataatgacaaaacaaaggaaataaaggtcagaacgtgacatcacCAATTTGGgctattttgtgtttgtccattacatgaaacccaaataaaaatctatctaaattacaggttgtaatgcaacaaaataggaaaaacgccaagggggatagtgcactacttgttcAGACCAAAGCATAACACTATATACCCCTCTCCTAACCTGACCCATTGGTGCCCAAAATACAATTTTATGCTTTTTATTCCCACCTGAGTCCCAGAATTTTACAACCAGGATTTCCGGAAAACTTTGGAATTTTTGGAAAGTAACTAATttcgcccccccccctctctctctcagcactgtTCCTCCCCCAGGGACTCAGAGTTCTCTCCCAGGTCGATGGAACCTGaggaccccccctctctctctctcagcactgtTCCTCCCCCAGGGACTCAGAGTTCTCTCCCAGGTCGATGGAACCTGAGGAccccctcatcttctctctccctggtACTCCAACCAGCCCGGACCCCGCCAGGCCTCCAGGCCCCCCAGGCAGCCTTCCTCCACCGTGCCCAGGGTAGACCTCCATGGAGCTGGATATGGACTGGAGGGAGCGGTCCCTGAAGTAATGGAAGGCCTCCTGGTCGAGGTAGTTCTGCTCCTCCCTGAGACCCTGCTCAAACAGTTTGCGCTTGTGCCGGAGCTCGATGACCGTCTTGGTGTAGGAGTTGAGGGTGGTGACGGAAGCTGCCATGCAGCAGGTGAAGGAGCCCCATGCcaggctgagggagagggagagagagagggagagagggagagggagagaggagagagagggagagggagagagggagagagggagagggagagagagagagagggagagagggagagggagagggagagggagagagggagaggagagggagagaggagagagagagagagagagagagagagagagagagagagagagagaggagagaggagagagggagagagagagggagagggagagggagagggagggagagggagagggagagggagagggagagggagagggagagggagagggagagggagagggagagaggagagggagagggagaggggaggggagaggggagagggagagggagagggagaaggagagggagagggagaggagaaggagaaggagaaggagaggagagggagagggagagggagagggagagggagagagggagaggggagagagagagagaggtagagagagagagggagggagagagatgtagagagagggagagggagagggagagaaaggtagagagagagagagggagggagagagagatagagagaaaggtagagagagaggggagggagagagagggagagggagggagagggagagggagagggagagagagagagggagagggagggagagagaggagagagagggatagagaggtagag
This genomic window from Oncorhynchus gorbuscha isolate QuinsamMale2020 ecotype Even-year unplaced genomic scaffold, OgorEven_v1.0 Un_scaffold_1620, whole genome shotgun sequence contains:
- the LOC124023382 gene encoding germ cell-specific gene 1-like protein, whose protein sequence is MLLVVGFSLMCLELFHSSNVIDGLKLNAFAAVFTVLSGLLGMVAHMMYTQVFQITVSLGPEDWRPHSWDYGWSFCLAWGSFTCCMAASVTTLNSYTKTVIELRHKRKLFEQGLREEQNYLDQEAFHYFRDRSLQSISSSMEVYPGHGGGRLPGGPGGLAGSGLVGVPGREKMRGSSGSIDLGENSESLGEEQC